One genomic window of Glycine soja cultivar W05 chromosome 9, ASM419377v2, whole genome shotgun sequence includes the following:
- the LOC114368965 gene encoding uncharacterized protein LOC114368965 isoform X1, with translation MGTREVYEEKLRTGNLHHDPTINPGLGSARCPRCLSLLNPNSERGEWTITPVLHDATAVAGSGIGGMLGFVHGFNTGLPLLQNGLKGPKWLPFVVGIPPLLIFSGLSAAFGGYVLPKFTQLTVTSYYASSSASHYGISLLTRHIEENYSSKTRQHLKRL, from the exons ATGGGCACTCGAGAGGTGTACGAAGAGAAACTAAGGACCGGAAATCTCCACCACGATCCCACCATCAACCCTGGCCTCGGTTCCGCTCGATGCCCTCGTTGTCTCTCTCTCCTCAACCCTAATTCC GAAAGAGGCGAGTGGACCATCACTCCCGTCTTGCACGATGCCACTGCCGTC GCTGGCTCCGGGATTGGTGGTATGCTTGGCTTTGTTCATGGTTTCAATACAG GTTTACCTCttcttcaaaatggtttgaagggACCAAAGTGGCTTCCTTTTGTTGTTGGG ATTCCTCCATTGTTGATATTCTCTGGCCTAAGTGCTGCATTTGGAG GTTATGTGCTTCCAAAGTTCACTCAACTTACTGTAACATCCTACTATGCTTCCTCGAGTGCCTCACATTATGGAATCTCACTTCTCACCCGACATATTGAAGAGAATTACAGTTCCAAAACTAGGCAGCACCTCAAGAGGCTCTGA
- the LOC114368965 gene encoding uncharacterized protein LOC114368965 isoform X2, producing MGTREVYEEKLRTGNLHHDPTINPGLGSARCPRCLSLLNPNSERGEWTITPVLHDATAVAGSGIGGMLGFVHGFNTDPDQQSLPPHSPLAGNSSHRQQCPRPPHFPFCFNPNSKSYSQLKSSLCLMHAIHIK from the exons ATGGGCACTCGAGAGGTGTACGAAGAGAAACTAAGGACCGGAAATCTCCACCACGATCCCACCATCAACCCTGGCCTCGGTTCCGCTCGATGCCCTCGTTGTCTCTCTCTCCTCAACCCTAATTCC GAAAGAGGCGAGTGGACCATCACTCCCGTCTTGCACGATGCCACTGCCGTC GCTGGCTCCGGGATTGGTGGTATGCTTGGCTTTGTTCATGGTTTCAATACAG aTCCGGACCAACAATCCCTCCCTCCGCACTCTCCGCTTGCCGGCAACTCCAGCCACCGCCAACAATGCCCACGACCTCCACACTTTCCATTCTGTTTCAACCCAAATTCCAAATCTTACTCCCAACTCAAATCTTCACTTTGTCTGATGCATGCAATTCacataaaatga